A window from Bacteroidota bacterium encodes these proteins:
- a CDS encoding pectate lyase codes for MRKSIFIYYSLFIAFITISCAQPISNLSKTENDHIAFPGAEGYGKYATGGRGGKIFIVSNLNDEGPGSFREAAEAKGKKIIVFAVSGTIHLKTKLSIKGDVTIAGQTAPGDGICLADNSVSLGGDNIIIRYMRFRMGDKYQRGGMVDGNGGDDAFGGTRRKNIIIDHCSMSWSTDEVFSVYAGDSTTLQWNLISEPLNYSYHFETGDKDYEHHGFGGIWGGLHLTAHHNLLAHCNSRTPRFNGIRHTPTEFADFRNNVIYDWGGNNIYAGEGGDYNIINNYFKYGPNTDKKVRYRIANPWKRVPDIPFGKWYVNGNYVDEAKDVSANNWLGIDIGNEGTDTDKKNTLIDKPHAAEIIPTQSATDAFESVLRSAGASLKRDTLDERIINEVKTRTGKFTDVQGGFPHGTEYNLTINAWPALRSLQAPVDTDKDGMPDNWEIKNKLNPADATDASKISLYKYYTNIEVYSNSLIK; via the coding sequence ATGCGAAAAAGCATTTTTATTTATTATTCTTTATTCATTGCTTTTATAACAATTAGCTGTGCTCAGCCTATTTCAAACTTGTCAAAAACTGAGAATGATCATATTGCGTTTCCCGGTGCTGAAGGTTATGGTAAATATGCAACTGGTGGAAGAGGAGGGAAGATTTTTATTGTTTCCAATTTAAATGATGAAGGTCCCGGAAGTTTTCGTGAAGCAGCAGAAGCAAAAGGGAAAAAAATAATTGTGTTCGCTGTCTCAGGCACTATTCATCTCAAAACAAAGCTTTCAATTAAAGGTGATGTAACTATCGCAGGACAAACAGCACCTGGCGATGGGATTTGTTTAGCTGATAATTCTGTTTCATTGGGTGGCGATAATATCATTATTCGCTATATGCGTTTTCGAATGGGTGACAAATACCAAAGAGGTGGAATGGTAGATGGTAATGGTGGCGATGATGCTTTTGGGGGAACAAGAAGAAAGAATATCATCATCGATCATTGCAGCATGAGTTGGAGCACTGATGAAGTGTTCTCTGTTTATGCCGGTGATAGCACTACTCTTCAATGGAATTTAATTTCAGAACCTTTGAATTATTCTTATCATTTTGAAACCGGTGATAAAGATTACGAACACCATGGCTTTGGCGGAATTTGGGGAGGATTGCATTTGACAGCTCATCATAATTTATTAGCTCATTGCAATAGCCGTACTCCCCGCTTTAATGGGATCAGACATACACCCACAGAGTTCGCTGACTTTCGTAACAATGTTATTTATGACTGGGGCGGAAATAACATTTATGCAGGTGAAGGAGGCGATTATAACATTATCAATAATTATTTTAAGTACGGGCCGAATACAGATAAAAAAGTCCGCTACAGAATTGCTAACCCATGGAAAAGAGTTCCAGATATTCCATTTGGTAAATGGTACGTAAATGGAAATTATGTGGATGAAGCAAAAGATGTTTCTGCAAATAACTGGCTGGGTATTGACATAGGAAATGAGGGAACCGATACTGATAAAAAGAATACATTGATTGACAAACCGCATGCTGCGGAAATTATTCCAACTCAATCGGCAACAGATGCTTTTGAATCGGTATTAAGATCAGCAGGAGCAAGTCTTAAACGAGATACACTGGATGAGAGAATAATTAATGAAGTTAAAACCAGGACCGGAAAATTTACTGATGTACAGGGGGGCTTCCCGCATGGCACAGAATATAATTTAACAATTAATGCATGGCCTGCTTTGAGATCGTTACAGGCTCCTGTTGATACAGATAAAGATGGCATGCCGGATAACTGGGAAATAAAAAATAAATTGAACCCGGCTGATGCAACCGATGCCTCAAAAATTTCATTATATAAGTATTACACTAATATTGAAGTATATAGTAACTCTTTGATCAAATGA
- a CDS encoding rhamnogalacturonan acetylesterase, with amino-acid sequence MKKLVFGSLAICSLAFILPDKRKIKIFIAGDSTASIKETKAYPETGWGMPFVYFWDSTVTVVNKAKNGRSTKSFRNEGLWKQILDESSEGDYVLIQFGHNDEVPTKSNATTEPEFRNNLTVFIAEARSKKLNPILLTPVARRKFDSTGKVVGTHDVYSQIVRDVAAKENVPMIDMDKKGQQLYQQMGVENSKLLFLQLKPGEHPNHPEGKEDNTHFNELGARLIAQLVLAEIKNQVPGLASYIIAPVKK; translated from the coding sequence ATGAAAAAACTAGTCTTTGGTTCATTAGCCATCTGTTCACTTGCATTTATTTTGCCAGATAAAAGGAAAATAAAAATATTTATTGCCGGAGATAGTACAGCCAGTATTAAAGAAACAAAAGCTTATCCCGAAACTGGATGGGGAATGCCGTTTGTTTATTTCTGGGATAGCACAGTAACCGTTGTCAACAAAGCAAAGAATGGACGCAGCACCAAATCATTTCGTAATGAAGGACTCTGGAAACAAATACTGGATGAATCTTCGGAAGGGGATTATGTGCTGATCCAGTTTGGTCACAATGATGAAGTACCAACAAAATCAAATGCGACAACTGAGCCTGAATTCCGAAATAATCTTACAGTCTTTATTGCAGAAGCAAGAAGTAAAAAGTTAAATCCCATATTGCTTACTCCTGTTGCAAGACGAAAATTTGATTCCACAGGAAAAGTTGTTGGTACACATGATGTGTATTCACAAATTGTAAGAGATGTGGCTGCAAAAGAAAATGTCCCGATGATAGATATGGATAAAAAAGGACAGCAGCTTTATCAACAAATGGGTGTAGAAAATTCTAAACTTTTATTTCTCCAGTTAAAACCCGGGGAACATCCAAATCATCCGGAAGGAAAAGAAGATAATACGCATTTTAATGAGCTAGGTGCAAGACTGATAGCACAATTGGTATTAGCAGAAATAAAAAACCAAGTACCAGGACTTGCCAGTTATATTATTGCTCCTGTTAAAAAATAA
- a CDS encoding alpha/beta hydrolase yields the protein MIKTIFIFLVAVCSFVILQAQEFIPLWPQGKKPNFNGKNVTDSIYNERIWRVATPGMYTFVVPQSENKGTAVLICPGGGYERVSYIYNGFNLAKWYNSIGINAFVLIYRLPHQTDLQKKQLAPLQDAQRAMKLIRANAVKWNIKPDKVGVMGVSAGGHVAGMLGTHAEDVSLIQDALDTFNYRPDFMVLLSPVTTMGKYAHPGSKKYFIGADSTKEMIEKYSNELQVSSFTPATFIVHALNDSTVKVQNSLQLYQAMIDKKINASIHIFPQGGHGIRLDDNPGSTDLWMNLLEAWLKEMGFVPPIPFK from the coding sequence ATGATAAAAACGATTTTCATATTTCTTGTTGCAGTTTGTTCGTTTGTTATATTACAGGCACAGGAGTTTATTCCGCTTTGGCCACAGGGAAAAAAACCAAACTTTAATGGAAAAAATGTAACCGATAGTATTTACAACGAAAGGATATGGAGAGTAGCTACGCCAGGCATGTACACATTTGTTGTGCCGCAGTCTGAGAATAAAGGAACAGCTGTGCTGATATGTCCCGGCGGTGGTTATGAAAGAGTCTCCTATATATACAATGGATTCAATCTGGCTAAATGGTATAATTCAATTGGCATAAATGCATTTGTATTGATCTATCGTTTGCCGCATCAAACCGATTTGCAGAAAAAACAATTAGCGCCATTACAGGATGCACAACGGGCCATGAAATTAATTAGGGCCAATGCTGTGAAGTGGAATATTAAACCCGATAAAGTCGGTGTGATGGGAGTTAGTGCCGGTGGTCATGTGGCAGGTATGCTTGGCACACATGCTGAAGATGTTTCTTTGATACAAGATGCGTTGGACACATTTAATTATCGTCCTGACTTTATGGTACTGCTTTCCCCGGTAACCACTATGGGTAAGTATGCACATCCCGGGAGTAAAAAATATTTTATCGGTGCAGACAGCACAAAGGAAATGATTGAAAAATATTCCAATGAACTACAGGTTTCGTCTTTTACTCCCGCAACTTTTATAGTACATGCTTTAAATGACAGTACAGTTAAAGTACAAAACAGTTTGCAGCTTTACCAGGCGATGATCGATAAAAAAATAAATGCAAGCATACATATATTTCCGCAGGGCGGGCACGGAATAAGATTGGATGATAACCCCGGTTCAACCGATCTATGGATGAACCTGCTGGAAGCGTGGCTGAAAGAAATGGGTTTTGTTCCGCCAATACCTTTTAAATAA
- the pelA gene encoding pectate lyase has product MLLFQRGNGGWSKQFKGKAFDYNVEFSAAEKSDIAAEAKKDDANIDNGSTAKEIRYLVKTYKKINNPKYLAAAENGIRFLLKAQYKNGGWPQYYPDKSSYRAQVTYNDNAIINTLNVLQDVALKQNDLDIVNAGLIEPSTKAVSKGIECILKTQIKVNGKLTAWCQQYDESTLLPAKARAYELPSISGSESVNIVGFLIKQPNPSQEIKNAINAAIEWLQLVKITGYKIVDNPAPGTPKGKDKLLVADSASIMWARYYEIETNKPFFCDRDGIKKYSIQEIGYERRNGYAWYGTWAKNLLEKEYPDWLKRMH; this is encoded by the coding sequence ATGCTGTTGTTCCAGCGGGGGAACGGAGGCTGGTCCAAACAGTTTAAAGGAAAAGCATTTGACTACAATGTTGAATTTTCTGCAGCCGAAAAATCTGATATTGCAGCAGAAGCTAAAAAGGATGATGCTAATATAGATAACGGTTCAACGGCTAAAGAGATCAGGTACCTGGTAAAGACCTATAAAAAAATCAACAATCCCAAATACCTTGCTGCTGCTGAGAATGGTATTCGCTTTCTGTTAAAAGCTCAGTATAAAAATGGAGGATGGCCACAGTACTATCCGGATAAAAGCTCGTACAGGGCTCAGGTCACTTATAATGATAATGCGATAATCAATACATTAAATGTATTGCAGGATGTTGCACTAAAGCAAAATGATCTTGATATTGTCAATGCAGGTTTAATTGAGCCCAGTACAAAAGCAGTAAGTAAAGGCATTGAATGTATTTTAAAAACACAGATAAAAGTAAATGGCAAACTTACAGCCTGGTGCCAGCAATACGATGAATCAACGCTCCTGCCTGCAAAAGCCAGGGCATATGAATTGCCTTCTATCAGCGGTTCTGAAAGTGTAAATATTGTGGGGTTTCTTATCAAACAACCCAACCCGTCACAGGAAATAAAAAATGCGATCAACGCGGCCATCGAATGGTTGCAGCTTGTAAAAATTACAGGATATAAAATTGTTGACAACCCTGCTCCGGGTACCCCAAAAGGAAAAGATAAGCTATTGGTGGCCGACAGTGCATCAATCATGTGGGCACGGTACTACGAGATTGAAACTAATAAGCCTTTCTTCTGCGACAGGGATGGTATTAAAAAGTATTCGATCCAGGAAATAGGTTATGAGCGGCGCAATGGCTATGCCTGGTATGGCACATGGGCAAAAAACTTACTGGAAAAGGAATACCCCGATTGGTTAAAAAGAATGCATTAA
- a CDS encoding pectin esterase, with the protein MKIAFLFIVSCFVITVTAQQKIIVAADGSGNYQTVQSAFNSISEKNNKPVTVFVKKGIYKEKLFLDSTKKWVTVIGEDKMNTILTYDDHTGKLSPKGDTINTRSSWSFKILADNFTAENITFQNDAGFTAGQAVAVEAVGDKAIFRNCRFIGNQDVLFTSSEKSRQYYENCYIEGTTDFIFGSATVWFEKCHIHSKKNSHVTAASTPKEKEFGYVFNDCKLTGDTSLHNVSLGRPWRPYASVVYIKCFIGEHIKPEGWSNWNNTDNYKTTRYAEYKNYGPSSDPEKRVNWSRQLTDEEAKKYDLKKFLQSW; encoded by the coding sequence ATGAAAATTGCTTTCTTGTTTATAGTATCATGTTTTGTTATTACTGTTACTGCTCAGCAAAAAATAATTGTTGCAGCAGATGGCAGCGGCAATTATCAAACGGTACAGTCGGCTTTTAATTCTATTTCGGAAAAAAATAATAAACCCGTAACTGTCTTTGTCAAAAAAGGAATTTACAAGGAAAAATTATTTCTTGACTCAACAAAAAAATGGGTGACGGTTATTGGGGAAGATAAAATGAATACGATACTAACCTATGATGATCATACAGGAAAACTCTCTCCGAAGGGCGATACAATTAACACCAGAAGCTCATGGAGTTTTAAAATATTAGCTGATAATTTCACTGCTGAAAATATTACGTTTCAAAATGATGCTGGTTTTACTGCAGGCCAGGCAGTAGCGGTAGAAGCAGTTGGTGATAAAGCGATCTTCAGAAATTGCCGATTCATCGGCAACCAGGATGTTTTATTTACCAGCAGTGAAAAGAGCAGGCAGTACTATGAAAACTGTTATATAGAAGGTACAACAGATTTTATTTTTGGGTCTGCTACTGTTTGGTTTGAGAAATGTCATATTCATAGTAAGAAAAACTCTCATGTTACTGCAGCATCTACTCCAAAAGAAAAAGAATTCGGATATGTTTTTAATGATTGCAAATTAACAGGTGATACTTCTCTGCATAATGTTTCTTTAGGAAGACCTTGGCGGCCTTATGCTAGTGTTGTATATATAAAGTGTTTTATTGGTGAACATATAAAACCAGAAGGTTGGAGCAACTGGAACAATACCGATAATTATAAAACAACCCGCTATGCGGAGTATAAAAATTATGGTCCTTCGTCTGATCCGGAGAAAAGAGTGAACTGGTCAAGACAGTTAACTGACGAAGAGGCAAAAAAATATGATTTGAAAAAATTTTTGCAAAGCTGGTAA